Proteins from one Malassezia vespertilionis chromosome 2, complete sequence genomic window:
- the ERV25 gene encoding vesicle coat component (EggNog:ENOG503P0AD; SECRETED:SignalP(1-18); TransMembrane:1 (n3-13c18/19o181-199i); COG:U): MRAPLVLALGALCASVCAIKFEIESSKHPTPFCLWNYALQDTLAIVSISVVPRDVRTADDQSIEVMVVDKVHHNVYLHKKGLQDETRLAINTHHDADLGVCISNRGKRNHLISDIDLDVQLGGDAIDYNAIANQESLSGMETELRKLANTADEILEEMEYLKARELRLSATNASTLRRVHGFAWFSLFAVVVLGAWQAYHLRGFFKRKYLID, translated from the coding sequence ATGCGTGCACCACTCGTGTTGGCGCTTGGTGCGCTGTGTGCATCGGTCTGTGCAATCAAGTTTGAGATAGAGTCGAGCAAGCATCCGACGCCATTTTGTCTTTGGAACTATGCACTTCAAGATACCCTTGCGATAGTGTCCATCTCGGtcgtgccgcgcgatgTTCGCACAGCAGACGACCAAAGTATCGAAGTGATGGTCGTGGATAAGGTGCACCACAATGTGTACCTGCATAAGAAAGGCCTGCAGGACGAAACGCGTTTGGCAATCAATACGCACCACGACGCGGATCTCGGTGTATGTATATCGAACCGCGGCAAGCGGAACCATCTCATTTCCGACATCGACTTGGATGTGCAACTCGGAGGCGATGCTATCGACTATAACGCCATTGCGAACCAGGAGTCGCTCTCTGGCATGGAGacggagctgcgcaagctggccAACACCGCCGACGAGATTCTCGAGGAAATGGAGTACctcaaagcgcgcgagcttcgTCTCAGTGCGACGAACGCTTcaacgctgcgccgcgtgcatgGATTTGCCTGGTTTTCCTTGTTTGCTGTGGTTGTACTGGGCGCATGGCAGGCGTATCATTTACGTGGATTTTTCAAGCGCAAGTACCTCATCGACTAG
- a CDS encoding uncharacterized protein (COG:S; EggNog:ENOG503P2Z6), which translates to MLHLAKEFKMNNNETMPSVGMGCYMGGKDVKGTVAQCMEVGLKAGYRHFDTAAMYYNESVVGKHIRESALPRHEFFVTTKLWNTCHNNVEASFDHSLKELDVEYIDLYLMHWPQAQHEDGTADDSTNFIDTWKRMEKLLETRAGKVKSIGVSNFSDKTLAELLPHCTIVPACNQIETHPYAPEFPTVTYCQEKGILVTAYTPLGQFDSPILKDKDILAIAEEVGAMPAQVILSWNVLRGIGVLPKSANAQRAEINIDLVSLSAEQMQRIDKISQDPERHRRLNIVAFEPKTETVFGWHISKLGWATEKFYGQD; encoded by the coding sequence ATGCTGCACCTTGCAAAAGAATTTAAGATGAACAACAATGAGACCATGCCGTCCGTCGGCATGGGATGCTATATGGGGGGTAAGGATGTCAAGGGCACtgttgcgcagtgcatggAGGTCGGCCTCAAGGCTGGCTACCGCCATTTTGACACAGCCGCGATGTACTACAACGAGTCTGTGGTGGGCAAGCATATTCGCGAGAGTGCCCTGCCGCGCCACGAGTTCTTTGTTACTACGAAGCTGTGGAATACCTGCCACAACAATGTCGAGGCGTCGTTCGACCACTCGTTGAAAGAGCTCGATGTGGAGTACATTGATCTCTATCTCATGCACTGGCCCCAGGCACAGCATGAGGACGGCACGGCCGATGACTCTACGAACTTTATTGATACGTGGAAGCGAATGGAAAAGCTTCTTGAGACGCGTGCAGGCAAGGTCAAGAGTATCGGTGTGAGCAACTTCAGCGACAAGACGCTCGCTGAACTGTTGCCGCACTGCACGATCGTCCCTGCGTGCAACCAAATCGAGACGCACCCCTACGCGCCCGAGTTTCCCACGGTTACGTACTGTCAGGAGAAGGGTATTCTGGTCACCGCCTACACTCCCCTTGGCCAGTTTGACTCGCCCATTCTCAAAGACAAGGACATTCTCGCAATTGCCGAAGAGGTGGGCGCGATGCCTGCACAGGTGATCCTCTCCTGGAACGTCCTTCGCGGCATCGGCGTTCTTCCCAAAAGCGCCAATGCTCAACGCGCCGAGATCAACATCGATCTTGTCTCGCTCTCCGCcgagcagatgcagcgcatcgacaAGATTTCCCAGGACCCCGagcgccaccgccgccttAACATCGTGGCGTTTGAGCCCAAGACCGAAACAGTGTTCGGCTGGCACATTAGCAAGTTGGGCTGGGCCACGGAGAAGTTCTATGGACAAGACTAA
- the CKS1 gene encoding Cyclin-dependent kinases regulatory subunit (Cell division control protein cks1) (EggNog:ENOG503P3US; COG:D): MASEPSYEDFVEWHVILPKPFLKRIPKEYFDPEEPGVLRILSDAEWRGIGITQSLGWEHYEVHADHVLIRDAVKTTEAHFRRVFSEPERRLRVPLLDAHSIHSLLRRSQSDEGRREGVLVRWRCMVQDTGFGCELFLATLKANGACVSGLYGAETMVDTAQDTLPEPENLTERTVVCAISPPGEMAWCEQLATGDSAQDTAGLALAMDKMDVGGTAEVQLCDRARIPVAEQPSITALVKCYDVDAAEGLRTTDMIDVVGLLDTS, translated from the exons ATGGCAAGCGAACCATCGTACGAGGATTTCGTGGAATG GCATGTGATTTTGCCAAAGCCATTTTTAAAACGAATTCCGAAGGAGTATTTTGACCCCGAAGAGCCgggcgtgctgcgcattctTTCGGATGCCGAATGGCGTGGTATCGGCATTACACAGAGCCTGGGCTGGGAGCACTACGAGGTACATG CCGACCATGTGCTGATTCGTGACGCGGTGAAGACGACAGAGGCGCATTTTCGGCGTGTATTCAGCGAGCCAGAGCGCCGCCTTCGT GTCccgctgctcgatgcacaCTCGATACATTCGCTGCTACGCCGCTCGCAATCGGACGAGGGGCGCCGTGAAGGTGTGCTTGTGCGATGGCGCTGCATGGTCCAAGATACTGGATTTGGGTGCGAGCTCTTCCTCGCGACGCTCAAGGCCAACGGCGCGTGCGTCTCGGGTTTGTACGGCGCGGAAACGATGGTCGATACGGCGCAGGATACATTGCCGGAGCCGGAGAACCTCACTGAGCGGACAGTCGTTTGTGCAATTAGCCCGCCGGGCGAGATGGCATGGTGCGAACAACTTGCCACGGGCGATTCCGCTCAAGATACGGCTGGTTTGGCCCTTGCAATGGACAAGATGGACGTGGGAGGCACTGCTGAAGTTCAGCTCtgcgatcgcgcgcgcattcctGTTGCAGAGCAGCCGAGCATAACTGCGCTGGTCAAGTGCTACGATGTAGACGCTGCCGAAGGGCTGCGTACTACGGATATGATCGACGTGGTCGGCCTGTTGGACACTAGCTAG
- a CDS encoding RING-type E3 ubiquitin transferase (COG:S; EggNog:ENOG503P0EV; BUSCO:EOG09262E7W), with product MGLSSHGAAPRRDSHSDTKSEQDVLDCASEHGFTAQDLIDRQARLEAQASEALPFSFDTCTHSLGAIRQSVFACRTCGGGGVCYACSIVCHGDHDLIELFHKRNFRCDCGTPSLYRKKLEHDTSEHARVTGFPACAVPCALRRTERNKGWDCENENRYSQNFDGRFCVCARGKEYDPDTEEETMIQCLVCEEWYHESCVSAGKLLSTSALESVLCDACITSNDAELLRLYAGTRNWLYVARGAPNPPEWDSCPAEPLDGGAYSLYGALPPHPAKRARTETQCTLPKRSLLAVHANERADVYLVDGFRDRICRCADCLSRWHAYPFVLDEEPTYDPPNDEETASSASQASTYDRAVAALGQLPRQQMLESLRAYENLRNALYEHLRPFAERQELVSEEAVRAFFQAQTRPN from the coding sequence ATGGGGCTGTCGtcccacggcgcagcgccgcgcagagaCAGCCATAGCGATACGAAAAGCGAGCAAGATGTACTTGATTGTGCTTCAGAGCATGGCTTCACTGCGCAGGACTTGATTGATCGGCAGGCACGCTTGGAAGCACAAGCAAGCGAAGCGCTGCCGTTTTCTTTTGATACTTGCACCCACAGTCTTGGCGCCATTCGCCAGTCCGTATTTGCATGCAGGACGTGCGGTGGTGGCGGGGTGTGCTATGCATGCAGTATTGTGTGCCATGGCGACCACGATCTAATCGAGCTATTTCATAAGCGCAATTTTCGGTGCGACTGCGGTACGCCGTCCTTGTACCGCAAAAAGCTCGAGCACGATACGAGCGAGCATGCACGGGTAACGGGATTTCCAGCATGTGCTGTGCCAtgtgccttgcgccgcacggagCGGAATAAAGGCTGGGACTGCGAGAATGAGAATCGGTACTCGCAGAATTTCGACGGCCGTTTTTGTGTgtgtgcgcgcggaaaagagTACGACCCCGATACGGAAGAAGAGACCATGATCCAGTGCCTTGTGTGTGAGGAATGGTACCACGAGTCATGCGTATCTGCGGGAAAACTTCTCTCGACAAGCGCGTTGGAAAGCGTGCTTTGCGACGCGTGCATCACTTCCAACGACGCCGAGCTATTACGTTTGTATGCAGGCACACGAAACTGGCTTTATGTagcgcgtggcgcgccCAATCCCCCGGAATGGGACAGCTGCCCAGCCGAGCCTCTCGATGGCGGCGCCTACTCGCTGTACGGCGCTCTCCCTCCTCATCCCGCCAagcgtgcacgcacagaaacgcaatgcacgctgccAAAGCGCTCGCTCCTTGCTGTACACGCAAACGAGCGCGCAGACGTGTACCTGGTAGACGGTTTTCGCGACCGCATATGCCGGTGCGCCGACTGCCTCTCGCGCTGGCACGCATACCCCTTTGTGCTGGACGAAGAGCCCACCTACGACCCGCCCAACGACGAGGAGACTGCATCCAGTGCATCCCAAGCCTCGACGTATGAccgcgccgtcgcagcTCTTGGCCAGCTCCCGCGGCAGCAGATGCTAGAGTCGTTGCGAGCGTATGAAAACCTACGGAATGCGCTCTACGAGCACCTGCGCccgtttgccgagcgccagGAGCTGGTGAGCGAAGAagccgtgcgcgcctttttccaGGCACAGACCCGCCCCAACTAG
- a CDS encoding uncharacterized protein (EggNog:ENOG503P0DS; COG:D; COG:Z; TransMembrane:1 (i36-57o)) gives MLRSGLRGVSSTCAGAWHARSLSSLPQPAKKGPHRWCFGAALVGGALGAFALSAPAWTDVCEEAQMAPTEQRLPMAAVYAWGSNKSKVAAPSSGKATVNTPSAIPAFEGVGFRDMQLCTTYGAAADVHGDVVQWGTGFTGDAPDAFPVPQRTLVGKDIVRLELCGPKIYALSRAGDIYVFASARANQSVHYSWMEKLAGSSSIDYVKLGAQGGRFSSEKFCDIAGGEHHLLALSTSGHVWGVPVDAEANTYGQLGYARTELNAVRDGQPVSVEWQLQPRVVQRTQGSDKSVDAVPHRSIIMDSTSIRYATKLRAIPSLENSTFAEIAAGSAHSLARTLDGRVLGWGANGNGQLGLGVSTSVDTVAVPTEVCWPRSLVGRRAQCLRIAAGGVTSMFAVQSAGVAGKTDKDAPPPFTMESRIDLLAAGGGARGTLGNAQRPQTCSAPVRVRTVSGLAEYDETSRAMSPIHIHAISIGCSGQCALVMDAPSIGTETRRDVYVWGANDTYQLGNGKRTNGAVPALLTLSDEPQSERTSRNAPILNRLLLVEQTTGGASAYDPDGRRLERAYTSLAQRIVAGGECMAVYTQIPS, from the coding sequence atgctgcgcagtggACTGCGCGGTGTGAGCAGCACTTGTGCTGGCGCATGGCATGCACGCTCGCTGAGCTCGCTTCCCCAGCCAGCAAAGAAGGGTCCGCATAGGTGGTGCTtcggtgcggcgcttgtggGCGGTGCGTTGGGCGCATTCGCACTCTCCGCGCCGGCATGGACCGACGTGTGTGAAGAGGCACAAATGGCGCCCACTGAGCAGCGCCTCCCTATGGCGGCTGTATATGCATGGGGGTCCAATAAAAGCAAAgtggcggcgccgtcgagTGGAAAGGCGACGGTCaacacgccgagcgccatACCTGCGTTTGAGGGTGTTGGATTCCGGGATATGCAGCTGTGCACCACCTACGGCGCAGCCGCAGACGTACATGGTGACGTGGTACAATGGGGCACGGGATTTACTGGTGATGCGCCCGATGCATTCCCTGTCCCGCAAAGGACGCTCGTGGGCAAAGACATTGTGCGGCTCGAGCTGTGCGGCCCAAAGATTTACGCcctttcgcgcgccggcgacATTTATGTGTTtgcatctgcgcgcgcaaaccaGTCGGTGCATTATTCGTGGATGGAGAAGCTGGCAGGATCGTCCTCAATCGACTACGTCAAGCTAGGTGCTCAGGGCGGCCGTTTCTCCAGTGAAAAATTTTGCGATATCGCCGGTGGCGAGCACCATTTGCTTGCATTGTCCACTTCTGGGCACGTCTGGGGCGTGCCGGTGGATGCGGAAGCGAATACGTACGGGCAGCTGGGATATGCGCGCACGGAGCTTAAcgcggtgcgcgacggACAGCCCGTGTCAGTGGAATGGCAGCTCCAGCCGCGcgttgtgcagcgcacccaAGGCAGCGACAAAAGCGTCGATGCTGTGCCGCACCGCAGCATCATAATGGATTCGACCAGCATTCGGTATGCGACCAAATTGCGCGCCATACCGAGCTTGGAAAATAGTACTTTCGCCGAAATTGCTGCGGGCTCCGCGCATTCGCTCGCACGAACGCTGGATGGGCGCGTACTTGGATGGGGCGCAAACGGTAACGGTCAGCTTGGTTTGGGCGTCTCGACGTCTGTGGATACGGTGGCCGTGCCCACCGAAGTTTGCTGGCCACGAAGCCTCGTGGGAAGGCGTGCACAGTGTTTGCGTATCGCTGCAGGCGGTGTGACGTCCATGTTTGCCGTACAGAGTGCCGGCGTCGCAGGCAAGACGGACAAGGATGCACCTCCGCCTTTCACCATGGAAAGCCGCATTGATTTGCTGGCagcaggcggcggcgcgcgcggcacgcttggcaatgcgcagcggccgcaaacgtgcagcgcgcctgTACGTGTGCGCACCGTTTCTGGGCTCGCAGAGTACGACGAGACGTCCCGCGCCATGTCTCCTATCCATATTCATGCTATTTCTATTGGCTGCAGCGGTCAGTGTGCTTTGGTGATGGATGCGCCGTCCATTGGCACAGAGACGCGTCGCGATGTGTACGTGTGGGGCGCAAACGATACCTACCAACTGGGAAATGGAAAACGGACGAACGGGGCGGTGCCAGCATTGCTCACACTCTCCGACGAGCCACAGAGCGagcgcacgtcgcggaATGCACCCATCCTGAACCGGCTGCTTCTGGTGGAACAAACGACGGGAGGAGCGAGTGCGTACGATCCCGACGGTCGCCGCTTGGAACGCGCTTATActtcgcttgcgcagcgcatcgttgCGGGCGGTGAGTGTATGGCGGTGTATACACAAATACCTAGCTAA
- the GRS1 gene encoding glycine--tRNA ligase (COG:J; EggNog:ENOG503NTZ4) yields MASNTASPDVALVQKDAHPFERAQLEGLMTKRFFYTQAFEIYGGVAGLYDYGPSGAALQANLINFWRTHFIIEEDMLELDTTIMTLSDVLKTSGHVEKFADYMVKDTKTGDIYRADHMIENVLEARLQGDKEARGKERGAAEPEVAPAAADKKSKKKAKSQAIKLDDAVVDEYTKTLAMLDDFSGAQLAELIQKHDLRAPATNNEVTKPVEFNLMFESSIGPTGQTKGFLRPETAQGHFVNFERLLDFNNGRVPFASAQIGKSFRNEISPRAGLLRVREFTMAEIEHFLDPEKKQHPRFKEVEHLTLPFLDKHVQMSGNTTIVKMTLGEAVRSGKVDNETLGYFLGRIYLFLEAIGIDLERLRFRQHMDNEMAHYASDCWDAEIHTSYGWIECVGSADRSAFDLTMHSKRTKHDLVVQEALKEPKVYQKYLATMNKKVLGPAFKKDAKGIEDAILALSQDQLKTLMHDLDAGSAHVELNGAKIPVNKEHVTVEYKTIKESVRTFVPNVIEPSFGIGRIFYALLEHAFWARAEDKDRGVLSLPPLVAPFKVLIVPISNNEQLSPLAKEVSHRLRKMGIASRIDDSSATIGRRYARNDELGTPFACTIDFATVAKGTITLRERDTTSQRIGKIDQIISVLKQICDGSLDWKGACQILPEYTGTQDVEDS; encoded by the coding sequence ATGGCGTCGAACACAGCATCCCCGGATGTGGCCTTAGTCCAGAAAGATGCACATCCCTTCGAGCGCGCCCAGCTCGAGGGTCTCATGACCAAGCGCTTTTTTTATACGCAGGCATTTGAGATCTACGGTGGTGTTGCTGGCCTGTACGACTATGGCCCGAGCGGTGCCGCTCTCCAGGCGAACCTGATCAACTTTTGGCGCACCCACTTTATCATCGAGGAAgacatgctcgagctcgacacCACGATTATGACGCTCTCAGACGTCCTCAAGACATCTGGGCACGTGGAAAAGTTTGCCGATTACATGGTCAAAGACACAAAGACGGGCGATATTTACCGCGCGGACCACATGATCGAGAATgtgctcgaggcgcgcctgcaaggCGACAaggaggcgcgcggcaaagagcgcggcgctgccgagcCAGAAGTTGCGCCTGCGGCTGCGGACAAGAAATCGAAGAAGAAGGCCAAGTCGCAGGCGATCAAGCTGGACGATGCCGTGGTCGACGAATACACGAAAACGCTTGCCATGCTGGACGATttcagcggcgcacagcttgCGGAACTGATCCAAAAGCACGACcttcgcgcgccggcgacCAACAACGAAGTCACGAAGCCCGTCGAATTCAACCTTATGTTTGAGTCGTCGATCGGCCCCACCGGGCAAACCAAGGGCTTTCTTCGCCCCGAGACGGCGCAAGGGCACTTTGTCAACTTTGAGCGCCTGCTCGACTTCAACAATGGCCGCGTGCCGTTTGCAAGCGCACAGATAGGCAAGAGTTTCCGCAACGAgatctcgccgcgcgccggtcttttgcgcgtgcgcgagttTACCATGGCCGAGATCGAGCACTTCCTCGACCCAGAAAAGAAGCAGCACCCCCGCTTCAAGGAGGTTGAGCACTTGACGCTACCCTTTTTGGACAAGCATGTGCAAATGTCGGGCAACACAACTATTGTCAAAATGACGCTTGGCgaggcggtgcgcagcggaaAAGTGGACAACGAGACGCTCGGCTACTTTTTGGGGCGCATCTACCTGTTCCTCGAGGCGATCGGTATTGATTTGGAGCGCCTCCGCTTCCGCCAGCACATGGACAATGAAATGGCGCACTATGCGAGCGACTGCTGGGACGCTGAGATCCACACTTCCTACGGCTGGATCGAGTGTGTCGGCTCGGCGGACCGCAGCGCATTCGACCTTACCATGCACAGTAAGAGGACCAAGCACGACCTTGTtgtgcaagaggcgctcAAGGAACCCAAGGTCTATCAAAAGTATCTCGCGACGATGAACAAAAAGGTGCTCGGCCCCGCCTTCAAGAAAGATGCCAAAGGAATAGAGGATGCCATCCTTGCCCTCAGTCAGGACCAGCTCAAGACCCTTATGCACGATCTTGACGCGGGCAGTGCCCACGTGGAGCTCAACGGTGCCAAGATCCCAGTGAACAAGGAGCACGTCACGGTTGAGTACAAGACAATCAAGGAAAGCGTGCGGACATTTGTGCCAAACGTGATCGAGCCCTCCTTTGGCATCGGCCGCATTTTCTATGccctgctcgagcatgcattctgggcgcgcgcagaagaCAAGgaccgcggcgtgctgaGTCTCCCGCCGCTCGTTGCGCCGTTCAAGGTGCTTATCGTGCCCATCAGCAACAACGAGCAGCTCTCCCCGCTCGCCAAGGAAGTAAGCCACCGCCTCCGCAAGATGGGCATTGCCTCGCGCATCGACGACAGCAGCGCCACTATCGGGCGCCGCTACGCACGCAACGACGagctcggcacgccgtTTGCTTGCACCATCGACTTTGCGACCGTCGCCAAAGGCACGatcacgctgcgcgagcgcgacacgaCCTCCCAGCGTATCGGGAAAATCGATCAGATCATCAGCGTCCTCAAGCAGATCTGCGACGGCTCGCTCGACTGGAAAGGCGCATGTCAAATTTTGCCCGAGTACACAGGCACCCAAGACGTGGAGGACTCGTAG
- a CDS encoding uncharacterized protein (EggNog:ENOG503P0Z8; COG:S) produces the protein MHGKANRRVGAEYYAPCFTPDMLDQVSNARPGDLLFLALPVSENWRSLVDTNKTASVFVGPNPDPHVVDVRHSDRSISGRVHWAKDRPVFRKGMASKARSALYGKMVSLPTTAPYLDALHACFVQHHPDAEAWVPGSRKSPHVAQWVRFTPHRIYYVGGFGDEHYIGDLDMDMYRKTTEQRDGAYYKQAPLFDSFLRIQ, from the exons ATGCATGGGAAAGCAAATCGAAGG GTTGGCGCAGAGTACTATGCTCCATGCTTTACGCCCGATATGCTTGACCAGGTCTCTAACGCCAGGCCCGGAGATTTGCTGTTCCTAGCGCTGCCCGTCTCGGAAAACTGGCGCTCGCTCGTTGATACGAACAAGACCGCGTCCGTGTTTGTCGGCCCGAACCCCGATCCGCACGTCGTGGATGTGCGCCACAGCGACCGCTCTATCAGTGGCCGTGTGCACTGGGCTAAAGACCGCCCTGTGTTCCGCAAGGGGATGGCGTCCAaggcgcgctcggccttgTACGGAAAAATGGTATCCCTGCCCACGACTGCGCCCTATCTCGACGCACTGCATGCGTGCTTTGTACAGCATCATCCCGATGCAGAGGCATGGGTTCCTGGCTCGCGCAAAAGTCCGCACGTTGCACAATGGGTCCGTTTCACGCCGCACAGGATTTACTATGTGGGCGGATTCGGCGACGAGCACTATATTGGCGATCTCGACATGGACATGTACCGCAAGACGACAGAGCAGCGTGATGGGGCATACTATAAACAAGCACCTCTTTTCGATAGTTTTTTACGTATACAGTAA